Part of the Sulfuriflexus mobilis genome is shown below.
AGCGCACCATCTGGAAATCATCGCGGCGTTTAATCGAATCAACGACGACGGGTACGCTGCTCGGCATAATCTCGTTTTCCATGGCGACATCTCCCTATTGTGCCTGGGGTGACTATATACCAACCCGGCCGGAAATAGGAGACGGGGCGGGTAAATATCCGGCGATGGGGCTGTGGCCTAAAACTAATCCCCATGCGCGGGTTTTTACATTTTTGCGTTTTATCAATACTCCCAACATCATAATGTTATAGAAAGATAACGGTCACCAAGACTATACTGACGGCATGCAATTTTTAATATTCTCCTCAATTTTTCTGCTGGCAATGGCATTGATGAATATCTATATCTGGCGGCGGTTCCTGCGCCTGATCTCGCATGCCAAGGTGCATTACCTCATCATTATCCCCATCCTGCTGATGGCGGGGGATGGGTTTTTTATCCTCGATATTGCCACGGGGGTGATCCCTGATTCCCCTGCCTTGTATTTTATCAGTAGTAGTTTTGTCGGTGTCACCTTTATGCTGTTTGTGGTCGCCATCGTGTATGACCTGTCGATTACCGTCTCAAAACGTGTGCCGGTTGATCAGTCCCGCCGCCGGACGCTTAAACTGATTTTTGATGTGACCATGCTGGTGGCGGCAATTGCCTACCTGTTAAGGGGCTTTAGCCAGGGGGTGAAGTTCCCCGGGCTGAACCGGGTCCAGGTCAGGCTCAAGGACTTTCCGCTGGAGCGCTTTAACCTCGTGCAGCTCACCGATGTTCATGTTGGCCGAACCATTAAACGGGACTTTATTGAAAGGCTGGTGGCAGAGACCAACCAGCTAAACCCCGACATGGTGGTGATCACCGGTGACCTGGTGGATTTGCCGGTGAGTCGCATTGAGTATGACCTTTTCCCTTTAAAAGACTTGAAGGCGCCGACCTACTTCATACTCGGCAACCATGAATATTTTCATGGTGTTGGTGAGGCCGTGGCGTATATCAGGGAGTTGGGGATCATACCGTTATTGAATGAGCATGTGGTGATCGGTGAGGGCGAGCAGCAGTTCAACCTGGTCGGCCTTAACGATATCACCGGCATACGAACGGGCTTTTATCCACCGGACAAGGACAAGGCGTTTGCCGGTGCCGACCAGGACAAGTGCTGTATTGTGCTGGCACACCAGCCAAGGATGATCACGGAAATGGACGGTTGCCGCTGTGACCTGATGCTAAGTGGACATACTCATGGCGGGCAGATCTTTCCCTTTGGCCTGCTGGTGATGGCTGCGCAGCCCTATCTGGCGGGACTACATAGCCACACCCCGGAACAACAGATCTTTGTCAGCCGCGGTACCGGCTATTGGGGTCCACCGTTACGGTTCCTGGCGCCGAGTGAAATCAGCCAGCTCATTATCCAACCCACGTGATGCAATAGGAGTTGTTACTGCTCACACCTACGCAAAGCGCGTAAATGTGAGCAATATCCCTAGTTTATATTTCGACTTCTGAGGAAATTCCGCATTTTACTAATAATGAATTCATGCTCCTCTTCCAGCGCAAAATGGCCGGTATCGAGAATATTGTAATCAATATCTTTAACATCGCGCTTATATCCTTCTGCCCCCGGTACAGGAAAGAATGCGTCATTCTTGCCCCATACCACTAATACCGGTGGTTGATTATCACGTAGATACTGCTGCCATTGTGGGTACAGCTTCAGGTTGTTTTGGTAATCATAGAACAAGTTTAATTGCACACGGTGTTGGCCTTCACGCGATATTTTTGCGTAATCCAGATTCCAGTTGTCCGGTGATATTAATTCGGGTTGGCGGGTACCATGCGTGTATTGCCATTTCATCCCCTCGTAAGAAAAGACATTCTCAATAATCGTTTTTTCAAGGGCGGGGGTTTTCGTTTTCCAGTACTCAAGCACCGGGCCCCATCCGGCGGGACTTATGCCTTCTTTATAGGCATTACCATTTTGGGTAATGATGGATTGCACCCGTTCCGGGTGGGCCGTAGCGATGCGAAAGCCAATTGGGGCTCCATAGTCTTGAATCATCAAGGAGTATTGTTTTAATCCGCGCTGTGTGATGAATTTATCCATCACCTTGGCCAGGTTATCAAAGCTATAGGTGAAAATATCCGGCGATGGATAACTGCTGTTTCCAAAGCCGGGGTAATCGGGGGCGATAAGATAATAATGATCGGCAAGTCCCCGCAACACCTCACGGTACATGTGTGAAGATGAGGGGAAACCATGCAGCAACACAATCGCCGGGTTCGAGGGGTTACCGGCTTCGCGGAAGAAAATATCCAGCCCGTCGACTTTTTCAACCCCCTGACGCACCGAACTGAGGGTATTGGCGGCGGATGACATGCTGCTGTTCGTCGTGAGTAGGGTTGCCATCAATAGAAGAAGGGAATGCCTTGTCAAAGGTTTCATGTTATCTGCTCCAGTAATTAAGGATTAGCCCCAAACGCCTAAGGCGCAGGAGGTCGAAAGTACCGGCTATAGGGCGATATTGCACTAACCAGTAAAAAGCTTTTTAACAGGTTAGTATGGTAGGGCGTCTGTACTAACCTGTCAAGCGCTGATATAGTGGTTATATGAATATGCAAGATAGGCCGTTTGTGTTTATTGGTAACAATGTGGCGGTTGATTTTATTAACACCGAGATCGTCAGCCATGGGGATTTAATCGACCTGTTGCGGGATGGTGCCGACCTTGTACGCTGGGCGCAGGGCGCAAGTTTGTCGATTCAAAGCCCGTTGCGTCCCACCGATTTTAAAAAAGCACTTGGGCTACGCGCCGTATTAAAAACGCTCTACGCCGCAATGATTGATAAGCTGCCCGCCCCGCCTGAGGCGTTGACAGCACTCAACCAGCATTTGTCGAGACATTGCAGCCGGGAGGTGTTGCGATTCAACAAACGGGAAAGTGGCTATACGCTCGAACCGACTCAAGGCCCCTTGAGCATGCCAGTACTATTGGCGCATTTAGCCTATGAAGGGGCGAAATTACTCGCCTCGCCGCAAGCCACGCGGCTCAAACATTGCGGTAATCCTGACTGTGTGTTGATATTTTTGGATACGTCACGCAGCCAGAAACGGCGCTGGTGCAGTATGGAAACATGCGGCAATAGAGCCAAGGTGGCGACGCATTATCGAAATAGTTTGTCTCAGGGGAAGGGATGAACCAGGGAGGTTTGTGCTTGATCTCATTGAGTGGAATCGGTATTTAGACCATTCTTTTGATAAGGGTTATGTTTCTACTTTGGAAATATGGATGTCGGTATCGGCGTATTTTGGAGTAGGGTGACAGTTTTTTATACCGAGTAATGGCCATTAGGGGAATTGGCCCATAAGCCTGTACTTCTGCCGACAGTGCGTTATGCTTTAGTCTTCTTGAATGTCTTTCTGGCATTTATGACCCAAGGAGGGCCGTCATGACGACTACACTGCACTCTGTCTCCGATCTTGAGTTTACCCCGGCGCATTCCCTGCATCCGTCGCCGGCGGACTGGCGTGATCAGTTTATCTATTTCCTGCTCGTCGATCGCTTCGATAACAATGCCGCAGGTACCCCCGCCTACGCAGCCGGCGCGGCCAGTGCAGCACCTGGGGCCGGCCACCATTTCCAGGGTGGTAACTTGAAGGGGATCACGCGCCGCCTCGATTACCTGCAAGGGCTGGGCTGTACGGCGATCTGGTTAAGCCCGATCCTGAAAAACCGTCAGGACCTGAGTGATTCCTATCATGGATACGGTATCCAGGATTTCCTTGGTGTTGACCCGCGTTTCGGCACGCTCGCCGATCTGCAAAACCTGACTGCGGCGGCGCATGCACGTGGCATGTATGTCATCCTCGACGTGGTGCTCAATCACACCGGCGATGTCTGGAGCTATCAGGGCGATCAGCCGTATTACTTTTACCAGGATCAGGCCTTTCCCTTTGGCGAGTGGCGTGAGGCCGATCCGGCTGCGGGCCTGCAGGATAACGATGCGGTCTGGCCACTGGAGTTACAGAGCCCGGATGCCTTTAAGCGTCGCGGCCAGATCCGTAACTGGTATAACCCCACCGAGGCACGCGACGGTGATTTTCTGAGCCTGAAGGAGCTCGACCTGCCACAGTCGGACGTGCTGGATACCCTGATCAAGGTCTATAAGTACTGGATCAGCCAGGCCGATCTGGATGGTTTTCGTATCGATACCGTCAAGCACATGGAGCACAGTGCCACGGCGATCTTCTGTAACGCCATGCGCGAGTACGCACAGCGTATCGGCAAACATAACTTTTTTCTGTTTGGCGAAGTGGTGGATGACGACCATACTATCCAGAAATACATCGGCCGCAATAGCCGCATGGAGCATAGTAATGAGCGTTTTCCGGCCCTTGATGCGGCCCTCGACTTTCCCCTGTATTTTATCCTCGAGGATGTGATCAAGGGGTTTGCCAGTCCCGCCTTTTTACGCCAGCGTTATGATGCGTTTCGTGACCTGTATGCCGATCATGGTGAGGCCGGGCGTTATTTTGTGACCTTTGTCGACAATCATGACCAGATGTCCCGGCCTTATCGACGCTTCATGCATAACAACCCCTATCCCCAGCAGGCCGTGCTGGCCATCGGCTATCTGTTAACCAGCCAGGGCGTGCCGTGTATTTATTACGGCACTGAACAAGGCTTTGATGGTGGTGGGCCCGATGACAGCTATGTTAGAGAGTGCATGTTTGGCGGCAACTGGGGTGCATTTGCAAGCCGTGACCGTCATTTTTTCAATCCGCAGCATGCGATCTACGCGGGGATCGCGGCGATTAGCGCCGTGCGGCAGCGGCAGCCAGTATTGCGATATGGGCGGCAATATTTCCGTGAGACATCTGTCAATGGCCATGATTTTTCGCATCCTCTGGATGGACACTGTACGCTGGCCTATTCGCGCATCCTCGATACGGAAGAGGTGCTTGTGGTCATGAACCTGGACGACAAACCGCGTCATGACTATGTGACGGTCGACTACAAGCTTAGCTCGCCTGGTCAGATCATGACGGATTTACTGGCCCCGGCAAACCGCTACCGGGTACAGGATCGCAATGGGCGCGCCTGTGTGCAGGTCGTGCTGCCACCCCATGGCATGGCATTGTTAAAGTGTGACTAGCCGGCTTATGGCTGTATGATTGTTATAAACGTACGAATGATGAAATAATACTGATACCAACAGGGGTAGGCTTAGTAGAAATTCAATGTATAAATTTACAGGCGGTTTGCTGATTTTCTTCTCAGGCTTGGGACTAGGCTGGTTTATGCATAATCATTGGGGCAATGAGCCGATGCAGACTGCACAGCCGGTCATGTTTACGCCATTGAGAACCGTCAACCCTGAATCACCTGCCTCCGCATTGTCCCCGACGCTACCGATACAGGTCGACAGCCTGGCATCCCTGCTGGGGCGTAATGCGTTTGAAGCAGTGTTGGCACGTTATGAAACACTACAGCTTCAGGCCAGTGAAACCGTGGTGGCAGATGCCAGGGCCGAGATCCTGGCTTACGCCCGCCTACTCATTGCCGATCGTCATTTCAGTTTGGCAAAGCAGCTGTTAGAAAAGTTCCTGGTTGCTGCATTCCGTGATGTGGAGGCGCGCAGCCTGTTGGCTGCAGCGCTTCATGGCCAGGGGGACTTTCGTGCAGCCATTGATCATCTGTATGTGGCCCGGGGCTATGCCTTTCGTCCGGCCATGTTGAAAGAAATAACCGGACATATTCGAGCCATTGTTGCTGAACGGAGTCAGTCACTACGCAATGATAATGATCACCATGCCTTGCTCGCAATGTACCAGCAACTCACCCAGCTGGAACCCGACCATGCCGCGTATTTTATGGGCCTTGCTGCCACGCAGCTGGCAATGGATGACAAAGAGGCTGCCCGTCGTTCATTATTGTTAGTATCACATGACCCTGATGTCGGTGCACAGGCACAGGCGATGCTCTCAGAACTGCGTATTGCCCTGAACGAGGTGCAAGACACACAGCCACCGGTTTCTGTGACGGAGGTCGTCGGCATACCGTTAGAACGCAGTGGCAATCATTTTATTGTTGAGGCAAAACCGTCGCAGCGTCAGCGTATACGCTTGCTAATCGACACGGGCGCATCCCTGACGATCTTTATCCCCGAGGTGCTTGAGCAACAGGGCATCCGCTATAAAGCCACGGGCAGGAGCGGTGTCTTCAATACTGCAAATGGTCCGGTGCAGGCGCCTATTTATATATTTGATGCGCTGTCAGTGGGTGACTGGCAGGTTAATCAACTCGAGGTTGGTATACTCGACCTGGGTAGCGGTTCAGGTATTGATGGGCTGTTGGGGATGAATTTTCTCAGCCATTTCCAATTTTTCATTGACCAGAACGAAGCCCAGCTTCGGCTTTCTGTCAATTAGAAAACTAAAGGGTTGGAGTATTTATCATTTAATGACGCTGTTTAATGAATTATTTTTATAATTAATACTACACTTGGGTTCTATCCGCATACCCAAACAGGAAGGGGATTATGTTTACACACGTCAAGACTCGAATGATGTTGTTGCTGGTTACATTGATGCTGCAAGCGACAGTGCTCACTGCCAATGAGGTAGAGACGCCTTATTCCGCTGTCAGTCTTCCTTTTAGCCTGCATAAGATCCCGGGCGCACCGGTTTATTATGTGATTGGTCTCTCGGGTGTCCCCGATTCGGTAAACGAGGGACATACGTCAAATGCCGGTTTTGTGGTGACGAATGACGGTGTTGTGGTATTCGATGCGCTGGGTACGCCGGCACTGGGTTACAGGCTGTTGCAACGCATCCGGGAAGTCACCGACAAACCGGTGGAGCGTATTGTTATCAGTCATTATCACGCCGACCATATCTATGGCCTGCAGGCATTCAAGGAACATGCGGGCGCGCCACCGGTGTGGGCGCAACAACGGGCGCTTGATTACCTCGGTGGCAGCACGGCCAGTCAGGGCGAAGATGCCGCGCGGCGTCTTGCGCAGCGTCGCGAGGCACTGTTTCCCTGGGTGTCCAAAAGTACCTATGTGGTAGCACCGACTCACACCTTCGATGACAAGATGACATTTACTGTCGGCGGCATTGATTTTGAACTGAAGCATCTGGGTCCGGCACATGCGCCTGGCGACATTATCATGCTGGTGAAGAATTATGGTGTCCTGTTCAGCGGTGATGTGATCTATAAGGGTCGTGTACCTTTCCTTGATAGTCCGGAAACTGATACAAGCCACTGGCTTGAAGGCCTCGAGTCACTGGCAAAACTGCAGCCCCAGCCACGTTATATTATCCCCGGTCATGGGGATATTTCCAATGATACCAAGAAGGCCATCAAGGTGACGCAGGACTATATCGGCTATGTGCGGCGTGAGATGCAAAAGGCGGTTGAGGATCTTATTCCGTTCGACGAGGCCTATGATGCAGTAGACTGGTCTCAATATAAGAATATGCCCGCATTTAACGCCAGCAACCGCGGTAATGCCTACCGTATTTATCTTGAGATGGAAGCGAATAATCTTAAATAACGGGAGCAGGTGCTTGTTCTACTGAGCCGAAAATCGCCTAATCACAAAAAGGATAACGGATATAACGCTGAGTAATAATATCGTTAAGCCTATTCTATAGCTCTCGGCAGATGCAAGCTCGCTGCCAAAGTGGGCCAGTAAAAAACTGGCAGGTATAATACCGGCAATCGTGGCAATGGCGAAACGCCAAAAGCTTAGTGAGGTAACTCCCGCTGCATAGCTGATCATATCGAAAGATATAAAGGGTAATAAGCGCGAGATAAATATTATAGCCATAAGCATATTCTGAGAGCCGATCAAACCCTTGCCATATCGATCACCCAACCACCTACGTGTTATATCAATGCCTGCAATGCGGGCAATAAAAAATGCAGTCGTAGCGCCAAGTACTGAGCCGATGACGATATAAATGGTCCCTGTGGTGTGTCCGTAAATGGCGCCGGCAGCCAGTGCTATTGGGGCGCTGGGTATAGGACTCATGATGATAGCTACCATCATTAAACCGATAATGAGTAGAGGCCCGATGGGGCCTTGTCTTTCTATCCAGGATTTCAGGTTGGTACTATCTTCTAAAAAGTTCAGCGTACCTGTTTGTTTGAGTGCCAGATAAAAAGCGATGAACACGACGATTAATATGCCAATATAAATAAGGCGTTTGAGAGAATAATGCGTGTGTTCTGAAGGCATCGTTATTTTAAGAGGGGGCTTGTGATTAAGGCCTAGAGAGAAATATTTCTTATGCAGTAAATGCATACGTACTCGACCGATAACTATCTGATCCAGTAGTGTAAGGTTTGTGTAAAGGTACCATCGTCATTATTGGTGGACTCCATTTGCCCGGTGATGCCCGCATAGATACCTGTGCCACCAACAATAGCGATCTTCGAAGTGGTTTTGTCGAACTCACGTCCGGCGACCTGGATGCTGCCATTTTCCATGACCAGTGTCCATTGACACTGAGAGCTGTGAGCTACGCGTGTCCGTATGCAAGTGCCGCTGTTGTTACCGATATTTTTACCCTGTTCATTTAATAGTGGCTGGTCGAAAACGACTATGTCGCCTACCGAGTCAGCCGCTTCACCCAGGTCGATTATTTTAGCAGCATTCGTTCTGGCATCGGCAATGGTAATGAGTTTATGCACTTCAGCCTGTGAGCAGGATGTCATGCCCAGGATGCCTGCAATGAGAATAAGGATCTTTGTGGAAGCAGAAGGTTTGTTCATGATGAATTTCAATCAGCATTATTGGGTTCGTCTGACTATATCAATTAAAGGCGGTGGAGTGGGGGCCTTAGTCTGCCCCTTTTACTTTACTAAGAGAGGTTCGCTGCTTTCAGACAGGCCCGGGGTGGCTATGACTCGGCTTTGTTTTCTCATTCAATATAATCAATAGGTTATGGTTAGCAGAGGTGTCGAGTCGTGTTTATAATAGCCCAAAAAACGGCTAATAAGTATACTATATGCCAACAATAGCCTAGAATAAGGATGTTAAAGAGTGGCTCTTGATTTTGTGAAATATAATAATATAATAGTCATATATTAGGCTGTTATATATAAAAATAAACACTTATAGACTGTATTGAGGCTACTATGGACTTTTATTCTCTGTCGGATAAGGCCATAGGGGAAGAGCTGGGTAAACGGATCAAGGCGCTTCGTCTACGGAAGAATATCACCCAAACAGAACTGGCGGCGGCAACGACCTTGTCTGTCAACGCCATTAAATCGCTTGAGTCTGGTCGCGGCAAGCTTTCGACACTGACGGCGGTGTTGAGAGAGTTGGGCGCGCTGGATGACCTGAATAGCTTTATACCCGAAACGTCGATAAGTCCGATTCAGCTGGCCAAAATGCAGGGCAAGGTACGCGAGCGGGCCTCGGGTGGGCGACTCAAGAATAAACCGCAGGACGGGACTGAATGGTGAGGAAGGTTGACACTGCTTTAGTGAAACTATGGGGTGATACCGTTGGCGCAGTATCCTGGCTGGATGATCGTGCCTACGGTATTTTTGAATACGATCGGGACTTTCTGAAGAAAGGCCTTGATGTTTCACCCATTCACATGGGCCTGGACGATGCCCGTAACACGAATGGCACGTTCTCATTCCCCTCCCTGAATAAAGATACCTTTCTGGGCTTGCCCGGGATGCTGGCAGATGCACTGCCAGATAAATTTGGCAACAGCATTATTGATGCCTGGTTGGCACGTAATGGTCGCGATGCTTCTGATTTTAGTCCGGTAGAACGGCTTTGTTATACCGGCAAGCGAGGTATGGGCGCCCTGGAATTTTCACCCGCAATGATGGAAGAGTACGACGCCTCAGTACCCGTTGAAATATCTTCGCTGGTTGAGCTTGCGCAGAATATTATGCATGAGCGTAAGACGCTTGACACCAGACTGGGCGAATCTGAGAAAGATAACGCCGATGCAATTTTGGATATATTGAGAGTCGGTACCTCAGCAGGTGGAGCGAGAGCCAAGGCCGTTATTGCCATGGACGACAAAGGCAACGTGATATCGGGTCAGACAGAAGTCCCTGCTGGCTACGATTATTGGATATTGAAGTTCGATGGGGTTACCGATCTGGAGTTGGGTGAATCCAGGGGCCATGGCCGTATTGAGTACGCCTACCACCTGATGGCGAAAGCTGCCGGGATTAACATGACAGAATGTCGACTATTGGAAGAGAATGGTCGGGCGCATTTTGTCACAAAACGTTTTGATCGCGTTAATGGTAAAAAGCTGCATATGCAAACATTATGTGGTCTTGCACACTATGATTTTAACATGGCCGGTGTTTACAGCTATGAGCAGGTTTTTACAGTGATGCGAAAATTACGCATGAGTAAGGCGGAAGCGGCTGAGCAATATAGACGCATGTTGTTCAATATTATTGCACGTGATCTGGATGACCATACAAAGAATATTGCTTTCCTGATGGGCCCCGACGGCAAGTGGAGATTATCACCGGCCTATGATGTTATTTATTCACACAATCCTGCCGGCAAATGGACCCATCAACACCAAATGACGGTAAACGGAAAACGTGACCATTTCAGCAGACAAGACCTGGTGGCGGTTGGGGAGTCTATTAGCTTAGCCAGACCAGAAGTCATTATTAATGACGTCATCAGCGCCGTTGAAAAATGGCCGGAATATGCAGACAAAGCCGGTGTTAACAAAAAAATTGTCTCGGATATCAGCAAACATCAACGTATTAAGCTATGACTGTGAGTCATAGGGTTTTAGCTACGAGTTTGCGGGCATAAAAAACAGGGCCAGGATATGAAGTCTGGCCCTGTTTTTTAGGTGCAATCTAAATGAAAAGGCTTAGGCCTTCTTGCGCGGGGCGTAGGTCGAGCCACCCTTGCCGGTGCGTGAATTAAGGTCTTCGGCAAAGGCCTCGGCATGTGCAGTAACCGTCTTCATGGTGCCAGGTTTTTTACCCTCAATTCTTGCAGTGCCTTGTCCCACCACGTAGAGATGCCAGTTATCACCGGTCATGCCCTCCGGGGCCGTGGTCTTCTCAACCGAGATCACGCGGTACTTCAGTCTGTTTATTGCATGTTCCGCCATAATTTAACGTCCTCTTTGTTGGCTTTGTCCTGCATTACCTTTTGAACGGTTGTTTTGGGCAGCACGCGCTGACGGTTGTCCGCCCCGGCGTTGCGATGATGCCGGCTTGCGCGGGCTTCGCTTTGTATTGCCGCCACGCCCATTGTTAATCGGTTCGGCCTTGATGGAAGGATCGGGCTCATAACCTTCAAATGTTACACTGGGAATGTCGCGTTTAATAAGGCGTTCGATGTCCTTCAGCAATTTCAGTTCATCGACACACACCAATGACATGGCCTCACCTTCGTTGCCGGCACGTCCGGTACGGCCAATGCGGTGCACATAATCTTCGGCAACGTTTGGTAACTCGTAGTTCACGACATGTGGTAGCTGGTCAATGTCGATGCCACGCGCGGCGATATCGGTTGCCACCAGTACACGGACCTTGCTGGCCTTAAAATCGGCCAGTGCCCGGGTGCGCGCACCCTGGCTCTTGTTGCCATGGATTGCGGCTGCGGTAATGCCGTCGGTAATCAGCTGTTCAGCTAAACGGTTCGCGGCATGCTTGGTGCGAGTGAAGACCAGTACCTGTTTCCAGTCGTTGCCACCAATCAGGGCGGAGAGCAGTTCGCGTTTACGTTTTTTGTCTACCGGATGCACAACCTGCGTGACGCTTTCTGCCGTGGTGTTTTCTCGTGCAACTTCAACCAGTGCCGGTGACTTTAACAAGTCATTGGCCAGTGCCTTGATCTCATTCGAGAAGGTGGCCGAGAATAATAATGTCTGACGATTTTTGGGTATCAGTGCGAGGACCTTGCGGATGTCGCGAATAAAGCCCATGTCGAGCATACGGTCGGCTTCGTCCAGGACCAGAATATCGATCTGTGAGAGATCGACCGAGCGCTGACCAACGTGGTCGAGCAATCTGCCTGGGGTAGCGACAAGAATGTCGACGCCTTTAATGAGTTTCTGTTTTTGCGGGTTGATACTGACACCGCCAAAAACTACGGTGGATTTCAACGGCAGGTGTTTGCCATAAGTCTGCACACTTTCGTGAACCTGTGCGGCCAGTTCACGGGTTGGGGTCAGCACCAGGGCGCGGATCGGGCGACGGCCTTTTTCCGGTTTGGCAGATTCCATCAATCTTTGTAACAGCGGCAGGGTGAAACCGGCGGTTTTACCGGTGCCTGTTTGTGCGGCGCCCATAATGTCCCGGCCTTCGAGGACGAGAGGGATTGCCTGCAACTGGATGGGTGAGGGAGCGCTATAACCTTTATCGGATACAGCACGGAGTAATTCGGCCATGAGGCCGAGGGATTCAAATGACATGCTAGGATGTTCTCCAGGGATCGGCCTACCCAATACAAATGGTCTGGGACGGTCTAGGCGGAAACTTACTTGTGTGTTTCGGGGCGAATCGGGAAGGATTGCCGCTTTGAAATGAGGTGCAGACCGAAGTGCACCTGAGCAAGAGGGTGCATTATAGCAGAAATTTTACTAAAAAAGCATATTAATCACAGCGGCCAATTGAAGCGGTTCACGTGTAACTAGCGAAGGCCGGTTAGGCCCTGAATAAGAACCATAATGCTGTCTATGACAGGGCCGATGGCCTGCCAGAGAATGCCGCTCACCAGTAACGCCAGCAGGATAAACATGCCGTAGGGCTCCACCCGGCTGAGGGCACTGGCCATGCGCGGCGGCAGCAGGCTGGTGGCGACCCGGCCGCCGTCGGTGGGCGGGATCGGCACGAGGTTGAAGACCATGAGCACGGTATTGATGAGGATGCCGAACAGGCCCATATAGATGAATGGCTGACTGATGAAGCCGAGGTCGGTCGGTAGCAGGCTGGCGATCTTCGCCACCAGTCCCCAGCCGATGGCCATAAGCAAATTGGCGCCGGGCCCGGCGGCCGCCACCAGGGCGATGTCGCGCTTCGGGTGGCGCAGGTTGCGCCAGTTAATCGGCACGGGCTTGGCCCAGCCAAAGGCAAAGCCAACGGTAAAGATCAGCAGCGCCGGCACGAGAATGGTACCGATGGGGTCGATATGTTTGAGTGGGTTGAGGGTCAGGCGGCCCACCATGTAGGCGGTGCTGTCGCCGAGGCGGTAGGCCACCCAGCCATGTGCGACTTCATGCACGACGATGGCAAACAGGGTCGGCAGAATGGCGATGGCGAGTAACTGGTAGGTAGTGAGTTCGGTAAACATAATGGGCCAAGTATACCAGCCTGGCGGGTGATTGAGGTATTTCAGCCCGTCATAGAAAAACGCCGCTGCTAGGGGCGATTTAGCCCTCTCTATATAATAGAGACTCAGCATTCACTCGGCACCTTGCCGGGCGGCGCCCAGCGATAACAGGCCAGTCATGCTAAAATATTATCTTTGAGAACTAACCATTCTCCAACCAAGCTATTTGACATGTTACGACTCACTGACATTAAATTACCCTTGCGGCACAGCGATGCGGACCTGTCGACGGCCATTGTTAACAAGCTGGCGATTCAGGCGGGGGACTTACTCGGCTTTACG
Proteins encoded:
- a CDS encoding alpha-amylase family glycosyl hydrolase; its protein translation is MTTTLHSVSDLEFTPAHSLHPSPADWRDQFIYFLLVDRFDNNAAGTPAYAAGAASAAPGAGHHFQGGNLKGITRRLDYLQGLGCTAIWLSPILKNRQDLSDSYHGYGIQDFLGVDPRFGTLADLQNLTAAAHARGMYVILDVVLNHTGDVWSYQGDQPYYFYQDQAFPFGEWREADPAAGLQDNDAVWPLELQSPDAFKRRGQIRNWYNPTEARDGDFLSLKELDLPQSDVLDTLIKVYKYWISQADLDGFRIDTVKHMEHSATAIFCNAMREYAQRIGKHNFFLFGEVVDDDHTIQKYIGRNSRMEHSNERFPALDAALDFPLYFILEDVIKGFASPAFLRQRYDAFRDLYADHGEAGRYFVTFVDNHDQMSRPYRRFMHNNPYPQQAVLAIGYLLTSQGVPCIYYGTEQGFDGGGPDDSYVRECMFGGNWGAFASRDRHFFNPQHAIYAGIAAISAVRQRQPVLRYGRQYFRETSVNGHDFSHPLDGHCTLAYSRILDTEEVLVVMNLDDKPRHDYVTVDYKLSSPGQIMTDLLAPANRYRVQDRNGRACVQVVLPPHGMALLKCD
- a CDS encoding retropepsin-like aspartic protease: MYKFTGGLLIFFSGLGLGWFMHNHWGNEPMQTAQPVMFTPLRTVNPESPASALSPTLPIQVDSLASLLGRNAFEAVLARYETLQLQASETVVADARAEILAYARLLIADRHFSLAKQLLEKFLVAAFRDVEARSLLAAALHGQGDFRAAIDHLYVARGYAFRPAMLKEITGHIRAIVAERSQSLRNDNDHHALLAMYQQLTQLEPDHAAYFMGLAATQLAMDDKEAARRSLLLVSHDPDVGAQAQAMLSELRIALNEVQDTQPPVSVTEVVGIPLERSGNHFIVEAKPSQRQRIRLLIDTGASLTIFIPEVLEQQGIRYKATGRSGVFNTANGPVQAPIYIFDALSVGDWQVNQLEVGILDLGSGSGIDGLLGMNFLSHFQFFIDQNEAQLRLSVN
- a CDS encoding alpha/beta fold hydrolase, with protein sequence MKPLTRHSLLLLMATLLTTNSSMSSAANTLSSVRQGVEKVDGLDIFFREAGNPSNPAIVLLHGFPSSSHMYREVLRGLADHYYLIAPDYPGFGNSSYPSPDIFTYSFDNLAKVMDKFITQRGLKQYSLMIQDYGAPIGFRIATAHPERVQSIITQNGNAYKEGISPAGWGPVLEYWKTKTPALEKTIIENVFSYEGMKWQYTHGTRQPELISPDNWNLDYAKISREGQHRVQLNLFYDYQNNLKLYPQWQQYLRDNQPPVLVVWGKNDAFFPVPGAEGYKRDVKDIDYNILDTGHFALEEEHEFIISKMRNFLRSRNIN
- a CDS encoding metallophosphoesterase, producing the protein MNIYIWRRFLRLISHAKVHYLIIIPILLMAGDGFFILDIATGVIPDSPALYFISSSFVGVTFMLFVVAIVYDLSITVSKRVPVDQSRRRTLKLIFDVTMLVAAIAYLLRGFSQGVKFPGLNRVQVRLKDFPLERFNLVQLTDVHVGRTIKRDFIERLVAETNQLNPDMVVITGDLVDLPVSRIEYDLFPLKDLKAPTYFILGNHEYFHGVGEAVAYIRELGIIPLLNEHVVIGEGEQQFNLVGLNDITGIRTGFYPPDKDKAFAGADQDKCCIVLAHQPRMITEMDGCRCDLMLSGHTHGGQIFPFGLLVMAAQPYLAGLHSHTPEQQIFVSRGTGYWGPPLRFLAPSEISQLIIQPT
- a CDS encoding CGNR zinc finger domain-containing protein, with the translated sequence MNMQDRPFVFIGNNVAVDFINTEIVSHGDLIDLLRDGADLVRWAQGASLSIQSPLRPTDFKKALGLRAVLKTLYAAMIDKLPAPPEALTALNQHLSRHCSREVLRFNKRESGYTLEPTQGPLSMPVLLAHLAYEGAKLLASPQATRLKHCGNPDCVLIFLDTSRSQKRRWCSMETCGNRAKVATHYRNSLSQGKG
- a CDS encoding MBL fold metallo-hydrolase yields the protein MLQATVLTANEVETPYSAVSLPFSLHKIPGAPVYYVIGLSGVPDSVNEGHTSNAGFVVTNDGVVVFDALGTPALGYRLLQRIREVTDKPVERIVISHYHADHIYGLQAFKEHAGAPPVWAQQRALDYLGGSTASQGEDAARRLAQRREALFPWVSKSTYVVAPTHTFDDKMTFTVGGIDFELKHLGPAHAPGDIIMLVKNYGVLFSGDVIYKGRVPFLDSPETDTSHWLEGLESLAKLQPQPRYIIPGHGDISNDTKKAIKVTQDYIGYVRREMQKAVEDLIPFDEAYDAVDWSQYKNMPAFNASNRGNAYRIYLEMEANNLK